The Neovison vison isolate M4711 chromosome 10, ASM_NN_V1, whole genome shotgun sequence genome has a segment encoding these proteins:
- the LOC122918582 gene encoding actin-related protein 2/3 complex subunit 1A-like, which produces MRLAAPSGPRSSTRARRSLFVSTDQSPRILRSETVRTAPIPAFYPLKTLRIMSLHQFLLEPITCHAWNRDRTQIALSPNNHEVHIYKKNGSQWVKAHELKEHNGHITGIDWAPKSDRIVTCGADCNAYVWSQKDGVWKPTLVILRINRAATFVKWSPLENKFAVGSGARLISVCYFESENDWWVSKHIKKPIRSTVLSLDWHPNNVLLAAGSCDFKCRVFSAYIKEVDEKPASTPWGSKMPFGQLMSEFGGSGTGGWVHGVSFSASGSRLAWVSHDSTVSVADASKSVQVSTLKTEFLPLLSVSFVSESSVAAGHDCCPMLFNYDDRGCLTFVSKLDIPKQSIQHNMSAMERFRNMDKRATTEDRNTALETLHQNSITQVSIYEVDKQDCRKFCTTGIDGAMTIWNFKTLESSIQGLRIM; this is translated from the coding sequence atgaggttAGCCGCTCCCTCTGGGCCTCGGTCCTCCACCCGCGCCCGCCGGAGCCTGTTCGTGTCGACTGACCAGAGTCCGCGAATTCTCCGCTCCGAGACGGTCCGCACTGCCCCGATCCCAGCTTTCTATCCTTTGAAAACACTAAGAATAATGTCCCTACATCAGTTTTTACTAGAGCCAATCACCTGTCATGCCTGGAACAGGGATCGTACCCAGATTGCTCTTAGCCCCAACAATCACGAAGTCCACATCTATAAGAAGAATGGGAGCCAGTGGGTGAAAGCTCATGAACTCAAGGAGCACAACGGACACATTACAGGTATCGACTGGGCTCCCAAGAGTGACCGCATCGTCACTTGTGGGGCAGACTGCAATGCCTACGTCTGGAGTCAGAAAGATGGTGTCTGGAAGCCAACCCTGGTGATCCTGAGAATTAATCGTGCAGCGACTTTTGTCAAGTGGTCCCCGCTAGAGAACAAATTTGCTGTGGGAAGTGGAGCACGACTCATTTCTGTTTGTTACTTTGAGTCTGAAAATGACTGGTGGGTAAGCAAGCACATTAAAAAGCCGATTCGCTCCACGGTCCTCAGCTTGGATTGGCATCCCAACAACGTCTTGCTGGCAGCAGGATCCTGCGATTTCAAATGCAGAGTGTTTTCTGCCTACATTAAAGAAGTGGATGAAAAGCCAGCCAGTACGCCCTGGGGCAGCAAGATGCCTTTTGGTCAGCTGATGTCAGAGTTCGGGGGCAGCGGCACCGGCGGCTGGGTGCATGGGGTCAGCTTCTCTGCCAGCGGGAGTCGCCTGGCCTGGGTCAGCCACGACAGCACCGTGTCTGTTGCTGACGCCTCAAAAAGCGTGCAGGTCTCAACTCTGAAAACAGAGttcctgcccctcctgagtgTGTCATTTGTCTCCGAGAGTAGCGTAGCCGCGGGCCATGACTGCTGCCCAATGCTCTTTAACTACGATGACCGTGGCTGCTTGACCTTTGTCTCCAAACTAGACATTCCAAAACAGAGCATTCAGCACAACATGTCTGCCATGGAACGCTTCCGCAACATGGACAAGAGGGCCACGACCGAGGACCGCAACACAGCCTTGGAGACGCTGCACCAGAATAGCATCACTCAAGTGTCTATTTATGAAGTGGACAAGCAAGATTGTCGCAAATTTTGCACTACTGGCATCGATGGAGCCATGACAATTTGGAATTTTAAGACCTTAGAGTCTTCCATCCAGGGCCTCCGGATAATGTGA